A single window of Chloracidobacterium sp. DNA harbors:
- a CDS encoding M48 family peptidase, which produces MTQTTDELREIYEEAFSWYDPKRSVPAIAVTFYPYVGINHTIRIRDGNILVKIGEICRDMPRPCHKGLAFILVGKLLRKKIPAGAREVYSAYSKSDAIRLRAADSKRTRGRKVVTTPQGSVYDLEEIFASLNRKYFGELIPKPVLTWSVRKTYRILGHHDATHDHITISKSLDAYDVPRYVVEYVVFHEMLHIHHPTKHINGRRYNHTAEFRRDERKFAFYTQAENWIERNVRKLRRAAKK; this is translated from the coding sequence GTGACTCAAACAACCGACGAGCTCCGTGAGATATATGAGGAAGCATTTAGCTGGTACGACCCCAAACGGTCAGTCCCGGCGATCGCGGTCACATTCTATCCCTACGTAGGTATCAATCATACGATCCGCATCCGCGACGGCAATATTTTGGTCAAGATCGGCGAGATATGCCGAGATATGCCGCGGCCTTGCCATAAGGGCCTTGCCTTCATACTTGTCGGAAAGCTTTTGCGAAAAAAAATACCGGCCGGGGCACGCGAGGTATATTCTGCGTATTCCAAATCAGATGCGATCCGCCTGCGAGCGGCCGACAGTAAACGCACCCGCGGCCGCAAGGTCGTGACGACGCCCCAGGGCTCGGTGTACGATCTGGAAGAAATATTTGCATCACTCAATCGTAAATACTTTGGCGAACTAATCCCGAAACCGGTTCTGACGTGGTCGGTTCGGAAAACATATCGGATACTTGGCCATCACGATGCCACGCACGATCACATTACGATCAGCAAGTCTCTGGACGCTTATGATGTGCCGCGATATGTCGTCGAATATGTCGTATTTCACGAAATGCTACACATACACCATCCGACCAAACATATAAATGGCCGCCGTTACAACCACACTGCTGAATTTCGCCGCGATGAACGCAAATTTGCGTTCTATACGCAGGCTGAAAACTGGATCGAACGGAATGTGAGGAAACTTAGACGGGCAGCCAAGAAATAA